The Bradysia coprophila strain Holo2 chromosome II, BU_Bcop_v1, whole genome shotgun sequence genome has a segment encoding these proteins:
- the LOC119073667 gene encoding uncharacterized protein LOC119073667, whose protein sequence is MMHRLLRLSRAGLSCLDAPTVNQVVRQPTNLVFVRNASSKGFVMGRQIRTLNKLLTGKKKSKKNWKIDDDVPKLPSIESLSNPTSHGKSSQRRVHVLNKLFMRHITDYMATDSTFTGYALEISRVNITTDFKLVNVYWLARGDGTDERLEAMLSKSTGMLRYNLSTLRLMGEVPMIKFVKDRFYAKSVEVDMLLKVADFGDDYVPSTPSQMIRNDLSGNTIPFDNELPEMTHTILGLNHAEIMNRIKHNMSKAKQAWEKYETVLPTSLQEKYAPAGEERRDTIVRLREEEFQAFLSQRRTRNRKERRPRPATENDDFDEDDAADLSEEQDTYDDDFEIEKK, encoded by the exons ATGATGCATCGACTGTTACGACTGAGTCGTGCAGGTTTAA gttgTTTAGATGCTCCAACTGTTAACCAAGTGGTACGGCAACCTACCAATCTGGTGTTTGTGCGAAATGCAAGCAGCAAAGGTTTCGTAATGGGACGCCAGATTAGAACATTGAACAAACTTTTAACTGGCAAAAAGAAGAGTaagaaaaactggaaaatagACGACGACGTACCGAAACTACCGTCGATAGAGTCACTCAGCAATCCGACGTCGCATGGAAAATCTTCTCAACGTAGAGTACATGTATTAAACAAGTTGTTTATGCGACACATTACCGATTATATGGCCACAGATAGCACATTCACCGGATATGCCTTAGAAATATCTCGAGTCAACATCACAACAGACTTCAAATTGGTCAATGTCTATTGGTTGGCCAGAGGGGACGGAACTGACGAACGACTGGAGGCTATGCTGTCCAAATCGACGGGCATGTTGCGATATAATTTGAGTACATTGAGGTTGATGGGCGAGGTGCCAATGATTAAGTTTGTCAAAGACAGATTCTATGCGAAAAGTGTTGAAGTGGATATGCTGCTGAAAGTGGCTGACTTTGGCGATGATTATGTGCCATCTACACCATCGCAAATGATTAGGAATGACCTGTCGGGCAATACTATTCCATTTGACAACGAGCTTCCCGAGATGACGCACACCATTTTGGGACTGAATCATGCAGAAATTATGAATCGCATCAAACACAACATGTCAAAGGCGAAACAAGCCTGGGAAAAGTATGAAACGGTACTGCCGACCAGTTTGCAGGAAAAGTATGCACCTGCCGGAGAAGAAA GGAGAGATACCATTGTCCGACTACGCGAAGAAGAATTTCAAGCATTTTTGAGTCAGCGCAGAACACGAAATAGAAAAGAGAGGAGACCACGTCCAGCTACGGAGAATGATGATTTTGATGAGGACGATGCTGCCGATCTGTCCGAAGAACAGGATACGTACGACGACGATTttgaaattgagaaaaagtga
- the LOC119080236 gene encoding N-acetyltransferase MPR1-like has protein sequence MTTAYNFDAKDIRRTFDDLPENVISARTAEKFVFDVYREEIDYPLLFELFKEIVEEGQTYPQDTIDEKTFRQYFLSHNCFVFRLQESNKTVGGFYIKPNFPGRSSHLANFGMAIKSEYRGHGLGKLMVPRAIKYAKIVGYEALYTNLVFVTNPASVQVCKENGFVEVGRLPRAGNLKGLGFTDALQLYRDLR, from the coding sequence ATGACGACCGCATACAATTTCGATGCAAAAGACATTCGAAGAACTTTCGACGATTTGCCGGAAAACGTAATTAGTGCAAGAACGGCCGAGAAATTCGTATTCGATGTGTACAGAGAGGAGATCGACTATCCATTGCTTTTCGAGTTGTTCAAAGAAATCGTCGAAGAAGGACAAACTTACCCACAAGACAcaattgacgaaaaaactttcCGGCAATATTTCCTGTCGCACAACTGTTTCGTTTTCCGGTTGCAAGAATCGAACAAAACTGTCGGCGGATTCTATATCAAACCGAATTTTCCCGGTCGGTCGTCCCATTTGGCTAACTTTGGAATGGCTATCAAGTCCGAGTATCGGGGTCATGGTCTCGGTAAATTGATGGTGCCGAGAGCTATTAAATATGCGAAAATTGTCGGATACGAAGCACTGTACACGAATCTGGTTTTTGTTACGAATCCGGCCAGCGTACAAGTGTGCAAAGAGAACGGATTCGTTGAGGTGGGTCGTCTACCAAGAGCGGGCAATTTAAAAGGCCTTGGATTCACCGATGCCCTGCAACTATATCGCGATTTACGGTGA
- the LOC119071126 gene encoding protein pygopus, whose translation MAHNLGMAYRMPQSGLCPPDFKSPSEQAQHMPPAPSNPKKRRKTSNANAIAAQPPPTPLDLLPPPLSGYGDTIVASNPFDDTPSAPSMSHPMNHMVMHGMNHMHNHMNGPPMRPMHPMNMNMGPIGPMSHMNRGGLSPMANSNMGGISPLGSMNPNIGQNISPLGPMGGMSPMSNQNSHIPNNPMGSPMSSGGPIGSPMNMPMGSPMGSAMGSPLGGPQHLNNGQMGPPMHSPIGNSPSHMQGSRLNGNLNANGGPINHQMSQHGGPNQNSISMASGNLCQNTGPITSNSNMSGVMNQMNHSNMMSQSNIQPNCNTNSNPMNSNLMNMNMGPNHMNPMAGNGPQSNGPPGMFGPKPMPISAGKVYPPGTPMIFNPQNPSAPPIYTCGLCHKEVNDNDEALFCESGCNFFFHRSCTGLTEVAFQLITKEVFAEWCCDKCLSSKNIPLVKFKC comes from the exons ATGGCACACAATTTAGGAATGGCTTATCGAATGCCACAATCCGGCTTATGCCCACCAGATTTCAAATCGCCATCAGAACAAGCACAACATATGCCACCAGCGCCTAGTAATCCGAAAAAGAGACGAAAAACGTCAAACGCAAATGCAATAGCAGCACAACCGCCGCCCACTCCCTTAGACCTACTACCTCCTCCGCTGAGTGGCTATGGCGACACCATCGTCGCATCGAATCCGTTCGATGATACACCATCGGCCCCATCAATGAGTCACCCAATGAATCACATGGTTATGCATGGCATGAACCATATGCACAATCACATGAACGGTCCGCCGATGAGACCAATGCATCCAATGAATATGAATATGGGACCGATTGGGCCGATGTCACATATGAACAGAGGCGGTCTGAGTCCCATGGCCAATTCAAATATGGGCGGAATAAGTCCGCTCGGCAGTATGAATCCGAATATTGGACAGAACATTTCTCCACTTGGACCGATGGGCGGTATGTCACCTATGAGCAATCAAAATTCACACATACCGAACAATCCGATGGGTAGTCCGATGAGCAGTGGCGGACCAATTGGCAGTCCAATGAATATGCCGATGGGATCACCGATGGGCTCGGCAATGGGAAGTCCGTTGGGAGGACCACAACACTTAAACAATGGACAAATGGGTCCACCAATGCATAGTCCTATTGGCAATAGTCCGAGTCATATGCAAGGATCGCGACTAAACGGCAACTTAAACGCAAACGGCGGTCCAATCAATCATCAAATGTCGCAGCATGGCGGTCcgaatcaaaattcaatatcAATGGCATCCGGTAATTTATGCCAGAATACCGGACCCATCACGTCAAACAGCAATATGAGCGGTGTCATGAACCAGATGAATCACTCGAACATGATGAGCCAGAGTAACATCCAACCGAACTGCAATACAAACAGCAATCCGATGAATTCGAACCTGATGAACATGAACATGGGACCGAATCATATGAATCCAATGGCCGGTAATGGGCCGCAGTCGAATGGACCGCCGGGAATGTTCGGACCGAAACCGATGCCAATTAGTGCGGGAAAAGTATATCCTCCCGGTACGCCGATGATTTTCAATCCACAGAATCCCAGTGCGCCTCCTATTTACACTTGCGGATTGTGTCATAAAGAAGTGAACGACAATGACGAAGCACTGTTTTGCGAGTCGGGatgcaatttcttttttcacaG GTCATGCACTGGTCTAACGGAAGTGGCTTTCCAACTCATCACAAAAGAAGTATTCGCCGAGTGGTGCTGCGACAAGTGTCTGTCTTCCAAGAACATCCCACTCGTCAAGTTTAAGTGTTAA
- the LOC119074773 gene encoding ankyrin repeat domain-containing protein 49 has translation MDSDSDNDSIDQLEEFRRANVKPGMFVSGWEDPNDEISEDKEPHSTLEQKVLWATNEGKIDIVRTILNTKPDCVQAKDEDGYTPLHRACYNNNIELAKLLIQHGADVNALTDFKWTPLHSSCQWSNNKCVAMLLQYGADVNARTDGDQTPLHIAASVSNCREMAMTLMLNPNVQPHLTNNSKEVAADIARRTGLTFPVFEMAHPAFVDNTNRID, from the exons ATGGATAGTGATTCGGACAACGATTCAATCGATCAGTTAGAAGAATTTCGTAGGGCTAATGTCAAGCCTGGAATGTTCGTCAGCGGCTGGGAGGATCCGAATGACGAGATTTCTGAAGACAAAGAGCCGCACT CCACCTTAGAGCAAAAAGTGTTATGGGCGACAAACGAAGGGAAAATTGATATTGTCCGGACAATTTTAAACACGAAACCGGATTGTGTACAAGCTAAGGACGAGGATGGATACACACCGTTGCATCGGGCTtgctacaacaacaacatcgaACTGGCCAAATTGTTGATTCAGCATGGTGCCGATGTAAATGCCCTGACCGATTTCAAATGGACTCCACTGCATTCATCCTGCCAGTGGTCGAACAATAAATGTGTTGCCATGCTTCTGCAGTACGGTGCCGATGTGAATGCCCGAACGGATGGAG ATCAAACACCACTGCATATCGCTGCTTCTGTGTCGAATTGTCGGGAGATGGCAATGACTCTAATGCTGAATCCGAATGTTCAACCGCATCTAACGAATAATTCCAAAGAAGTGGCTGCAGATATTGCCCGGAGAACTGGTTTAACATTTCCGGTTTTCGAAATGGCTCATCCGGCGTTTGTGGACAATACGAACCGGATTGACTGA